Proteins encoded within one genomic window of Marasmius oreades isolate 03SP1 chromosome 4, whole genome shotgun sequence:
- a CDS encoding uncharacterized protein (CAZy:GH18) gives MVAFPSFSLILGLSSLFFGGLASPVPEDKTGNATNVVPLAVPSAPRWVIYSDKFVSGLTGPPPVSQVRGFNVFALSFLLTEGAFDKAEEWTQLSASERTQIKSDYHAAGIQLIVSLFGATDAPTSSGADPIATANTMAAWVKEFDLDGADIDYEDFNAMNAGNGSAEKWLSDFTRQMRALLPKGQFILTHAPVAPWFSPEKFNNQAYLAVDAEVGSLIDWYNVQFYNQGTSEYTTCSGLLTQSSATWPHSSLFEIAQRVSLNKLVIGKPATQGDASNGFMTTSLLASCLQQAKGKGWSAGAMVWEFPDAAASWIQAVRSLSFPV, from the exons ATGGTCGCATTCCCCAGTTTCTCTCTGATTCTTGGACTTTCCTCACTATTCTTCGGAGGCCTTGCTTCCCCTGTACCAGAGGATAAAACTGGCAATGCGACCAATGTTGTACCTCTGGCTGTCCCCAGTGCCCCACGATGGGTGATTTACAGCGATAAGTTCGTCTCTGGACTTACCGGGCCACCACCTGTTAGCCAAGTGCGC GGCTTTAATGTCTT CGCATTGTCCTTCTTGCTCACAGAAGGTGCCTTCGATAAG GCTGAAGAATGGACTCAACTAAGTGCCTCGGAACGAACTCAGATCAAATCAGATTACCACGCGGCTGGTATTCAACTCATCGTTTCGTTGTTCGGTGCGACGGACGCACCTACGTCTAGCGGTGCCGATCCGATAGCTACGGCTAATACTATGGCAGCTTGGGTGAAGGAATTCGACTTGGATGGTGCCGATATCGATTATGAG GACTTTAATGCTATGAACGCAGGCAATGGTTCTGCGGAA AAATGGTTGTCCGATTTCACACGCCAAATGCGGGCACTGCTTCCCAAGGGACAATTTATTCTCACCCATGCTC CTGTCGCTCCCTG GTTCTCTCCTGAGAAGTTCAATAACCAGGCTTATCTCGCAGTCGATGCTGAAGTTGGAAGTTTGATTGATTGGTACAATGTTCAG TTCTACAACC AGGGAACGAGTGAGTATACGACGTGCAGTGGCCTTCTCACCCAGTCATCCGCTACTTGGCCGCATTCTTCTCTCTTTGAGATTGCTCAGAGAGTGTCTTTGAACAAGTTGGTCATCGGAAAACCTGCTACTCAAGG TGATGCTTCCAATGGATTTATGACCACCAGCCTTTTGGCTTCTTGCCTCCAACAAGCGAAGGGTAAAGGATGGT CTGCCGGGGCTATGGTATGGGAGTTCCCTGACGCAGCCGCGTCCTGGATTCAAGCAGTTCGCAGTTTATCCTTCCCAGTCTGA